The following proteins are co-located in the Streptomyces sp. DT2A-34 genome:
- the ehuD gene encoding ectoine/hydroxyectoine ABC transporter permease subunit EhuD translates to MTWDWGAVADFMPRFWDGLLLTLQILALGSLISFALGLVWALLMRTPTRWVRWPVGVVTEFIRNTPLLVQLFFFFYVLPEWGLTWSALTTGICAIGLHYSTYTMQVYRAGIDAVPAGQWEAATALNLPVRRTWTVVILPQAIRRVVPALGNYVIAMLKDTPILMTITVMEMLGEARLFAQENFQFTEPLTVIGVAFVFIAYPASLLVRALERRLVR, encoded by the coding sequence ATGACCTGGGACTGGGGCGCTGTCGCCGACTTCATGCCGCGCTTTTGGGACGGACTGCTGCTCACGCTGCAGATCCTGGCCCTCGGCTCGCTGATCTCCTTCGCGCTGGGCCTGGTGTGGGCGCTGCTGATGCGCACGCCGACCCGCTGGGTGCGCTGGCCGGTCGGGGTGGTCACGGAGTTCATCCGCAACACCCCGCTGCTGGTGCAGCTTTTCTTCTTCTTCTACGTGCTGCCCGAGTGGGGCCTGACGTGGTCGGCGCTGACCACGGGCATCTGCGCGATCGGGCTGCACTACTCGACGTACACGATGCAGGTCTACCGGGCCGGCATCGACGCGGTCCCCGCCGGCCAGTGGGAGGCGGCGACCGCGCTGAACCTGCCGGTGCGGCGCACCTGGACCGTGGTGATCCTGCCGCAGGCGATCCGCCGGGTCGTCCCGGCGCTCGGCAACTACGTCATCGCGATGCTCAAGGACACCCCGATCCTGATGACGATCACGGTCATGGAGATGCTCGGCGAGGCGCGGCTGTTCGCACAGGAGAACTTCCAGTTCACCGAGCCCCTGACGGTCATCGGGGTGGCCTTCGTCTTCATCGCCTACCCGGCCTCCCTTCTCGTACGAGCCCTGGAGCGACGCCTTGTCCGCTGA
- the ehuC gene encoding ectoine/hydroxyectoine ABC transporter permease subunit EhuC: MTSGLWELVLQGIWVTVQLLVLSALVAAAVAFGVGMARTHRLWIVRFLAGFYTEVFRGTSALIMIFWVFFVLPVAFGWQLVPLWAGTLALGLTYGAYGAEIVRGALNSVDPAQKEGGIALSFTPWQRMRLVLLPQAVPEMIPPFSNLLIELLKGTALVSVMGMGDLAFSANLVRLALQESTEIYTYVLLIYFVIAFLLTRGMRGLERKLKAGLGKPVGRTPEQELRRPETTGVGAGGALG, from the coding sequence ATGACCTCGGGACTCTGGGAACTCGTACTTCAAGGCATCTGGGTCACCGTCCAGCTGCTGGTACTGAGCGCACTGGTGGCCGCGGCGGTCGCCTTCGGGGTCGGCATGGCCCGCACGCACCGGCTGTGGATCGTCCGCTTCCTCGCGGGCTTCTACACCGAGGTGTTCCGCGGGACCTCCGCCCTGATCATGATCTTCTGGGTGTTCTTCGTGCTGCCGGTCGCGTTCGGCTGGCAGCTGGTCCCGCTGTGGGCCGGCACCCTCGCGCTCGGACTGACCTACGGGGCGTACGGCGCCGAGATCGTGCGCGGCGCGCTGAACTCGGTCGACCCGGCGCAGAAGGAGGGCGGGATCGCGCTCAGCTTCACGCCCTGGCAGCGGATGCGGCTGGTCCTGCTGCCGCAGGCGGTGCCGGAGATGATCCCGCCGTTCTCCAACCTGCTGATCGAGCTGCTCAAGGGCACCGCGCTGGTGTCCGTCATGGGCATGGGCGACCTGGCCTTCAGCGCCAACCTGGTGCGGCTCGCGCTGCAGGAGAGCACGGAGATCTACACGTACGTCCTGCTGATCTACTTCGTCATCGCCTTCCTGCTCACGCGGGGGATGCGCGGACTGGAACGCAAACTCAAGGCAGGGCTGGGCAAGCCGGTCGGGCGGACGCCCGAGCAGGAGCTGCGCCGTCCGGAGACGACCGGTGTGGGCGCGGGAGGTGCTCTCGGATGA
- the ehuB gene encoding ectoine/hydroxyectoine ABC transporter substrate-binding protein EhuB — MAPPLEHVETHVGHRSGTPTRRSLLAGVAALGALGAAGCSRVATASTKEGGELLDRLRAAGVVRLGIAGEIPFGYIDKNGELTGEAPELAKVIFKRLGVDRVQPVPTEFGSLIPGLNSQQFDVVAAGMYVNPERCEQVIFSDPDYQMLDAFIVRKGNPKGLHDYKDVVEKKAKFATGTGYAEIQYAVEAGYTESDILIVPDQVAGLNAVEAGRVDVFAGTALTAREVVKKSAKAEATKAFAPLVDGKPHVDGGAFAFRPTETTLRDAFNVELHKLKKSGELFRILRPFGFTKAEMTDLTAKELCAGGTGG, encoded by the coding sequence ATGGCTCCACCACTGGAACATGTCGAAACACATGTCGGACACAGATCGGGCACCCCTACACGCCGGTCGCTGCTCGCGGGGGTGGCGGCGCTCGGCGCGCTGGGCGCGGCAGGCTGCTCACGCGTGGCCACGGCCTCCACGAAGGAGGGTGGCGAGCTGCTCGACCGGCTGCGCGCCGCCGGCGTGGTGCGGCTCGGGATCGCGGGTGAGATTCCCTTCGGGTACATCGACAAGAACGGTGAACTCACCGGTGAGGCGCCGGAGCTGGCGAAGGTCATCTTCAAACGGCTCGGCGTGGACCGGGTGCAGCCGGTGCCCACCGAGTTCGGGTCGCTGATACCCGGGCTGAACTCGCAGCAGTTCGACGTCGTCGCCGCCGGGATGTACGTCAATCCCGAGCGCTGTGAGCAGGTCATCTTCTCCGACCCCGACTATCAGATGCTCGATGCCTTCATCGTGCGCAAGGGCAATCCGAAGGGCCTGCACGACTACAAGGACGTCGTCGAGAAGAAGGCCAAGTTCGCCACCGGGACCGGCTATGCCGAGATCCAGTACGCCGTCGAGGCGGGGTACACGGAGAGCGACATCCTCATCGTCCCGGATCAGGTCGCGGGGCTGAACGCCGTCGAGGCGGGGCGCGTGGACGTCTTCGCCGGTACGGCGCTGACCGCCCGCGAGGTCGTCAAGAAGTCGGCCAAGGCGGAGGCCACCAAGGCCTTCGCGCCCCTCGTCGACGGCAAACCGCATGTCGACGGCGGCGCTTTCGCCTTCCGGCCGACCGAGACCACATTGCGGGACGCCTTCAACGTCGAGCTGCACAAGCTCAAGAAGAGCGGCGAGTTGTTCCGCATCCTTCGGCCCTTCGGCTTCACCAAGGCCGAGATGACCGACCTCACCGCGAAGGAGCTGTGCGCAGGGGGGACGGGCGGATGA
- a CDS encoding DUF3830 family protein gives MTERFIEVSLVKRGIHCTAKLLDDRAPLTCAAVWDALPLTSDVYHAKYARNEIYALFPPFAETEPPLENPTVTPIPGDLCYFAFAGTELGTKSYGYDREVRPGTTVVDLALFYERNNLLLNGDVGWVPGIVWGQVVAGLEEMAQGCNDLWRSGALGESLSFRRV, from the coding sequence ATGACTGAACGGTTCATCGAGGTGTCACTGGTCAAGCGGGGAATCCACTGCACGGCCAAACTCCTGGACGACCGCGCCCCGCTCACCTGCGCGGCCGTCTGGGACGCCCTGCCCCTGACCAGCGACGTCTACCACGCCAAATACGCCCGCAACGAGATCTACGCCCTCTTCCCGCCCTTCGCGGAAACGGAGCCGCCCCTGGAAAACCCGACCGTCACCCCCATCCCCGGAGATCTCTGCTATTTCGCCTTCGCGGGCACGGAGCTGGGCACCAAGTCCTACGGCTACGACCGTGAGGTCCGCCCCGGCACGACGGTGGTCGACCTGGCCCTGTTCTACGAGCGCAACAACCTGCTCCTGAACGGCGACGTGGGCTGGGTGCCCGGCATCGTCTGGGGCCAGGTCGTGGCGGGGCTGGAGGAGATGGCCCAGGGCTGCAACGACCTGTGGCGGTCGGGGGCGCTGGGGGAGTCGCTCAGCTTCCGGAGGGTGTGA